In Candidatus Bathyarchaeota archaeon A05DMB-5, a single genomic region encodes these proteins:
- the gcvPA gene encoding aminomethyl-transferring glycine dehydrogenase subunit GcvPA produces MMREIGIDSIDELYADISEKYRLRKSLNFLKALSEFEIKKHVEALLSKNKTCDNMPIFLGAGCWPHYVPAVVKEIVQRSEFLTAYTPYQPEISQGMLQALFEYQSMICELTSMDVANCSMYDWASALGEAARMAVRVTGRNEVLIPRIIHSERAATLQAYAEPAGLKIQQIAYNRETGQVDLEDLNNKICDKTAAVYIENPSYLGFIETQVDEISKQTHAHGALLIVGVDPTSLGILKPPGEYGADIVIGEAQPLGNPMNFGGPLLGIFACRDDMNLIRQMPGRIIGLTTTTDNSKQGFCMTLQTREQHIRREKATSNICSNEALCAVASAVYMALLGPQGFRKLGETIMYKANYTIHLLSKIDGVKAPVFKSAYFKEFTVNFDGAKSRVEEVNRKLLLKHQIHGGKNLSKEFPELGETALYCVTEIHSKEEIERLAEALEKILAG; encoded by the coding sequence ATGATGCGAGAAATCGGCATAGACAGTATTGATGAGCTTTATGCGGATATTTCTGAAAAGTATCGTTTAAGAAAGTCATTAAATTTTCTCAAGGCTTTATCCGAATTTGAAATCAAAAAGCATGTTGAAGCTTTACTTTCAAAAAACAAGACATGCGATAATATGCCCATTTTTTTGGGCGCTGGATGTTGGCCACATTACGTGCCAGCCGTTGTGAAGGAAATTGTTCAACGTAGCGAATTTCTAACCGCTTATACGCCCTATCAACCTGAAATTTCGCAAGGTATGCTTCAAGCACTTTTCGAATATCAGAGCATGATTTGTGAATTAACTAGTATGGATGTCGCTAATTGCTCGATGTATGATTGGGCTTCAGCTTTAGGCGAGGCTGCTCGTATGGCAGTTCGCGTAACAGGAAGAAACGAAGTCTTAATTCCAAGAATTATTCATTCTGAAAGAGCCGCAACTTTGCAAGCTTATGCTGAGCCTGCAGGATTAAAAATTCAGCAAATAGCTTACAACAGAGAAACTGGACAAGTCGACCTCGAAGATTTAAATAATAAAATATGCGACAAGACAGCCGCTGTTTACATTGAAAATCCATCTTATTTAGGATTCATAGAGACACAAGTGGATGAAATCAGCAAGCAAACACATGCACACGGCGCACTTTTAATAGTTGGCGTTGACCCAACATCACTTGGCATTTTGAAACCTCCCGGCGAATATGGCGCAGACATTGTCATTGGGGAGGCTCAACCTTTAGGCAATCCTATGAATTTTGGGGGTCCACTTTTGGGAATTTTCGCTTGCCGTGACGACATGAACTTGATTAGGCAGATGCCCGGTCGCATAATTGGGTTAACAACGACTACCGACAATAGCAAACAAGGCTTTTGTATGACCTTGCAAACGCGTGAACAACACATAAGACGCGAAAAAGCAACATCCAACATCTGCTCTAATGAAGCATTATGCGCCGTGGCGTCAGCTGTTTACATGGCTCTACTTGGGCCTCAAGGCTTTCGTAAACTTGGCGAAACAATAATGTACAAAGCTAATTATACCATACATTTACTCTCAAAAATAGACGGTGTAAAGGCACCAGTCTTCAAATCTGCCTATTTCAAAGAGTTCACAGTCAATTTTGACGGCGCCAAATCTCGCGTAGAAGAAGTTAATAGAAAACTTCTTCTTAAACACCAAATCCACGGTGGCAAAAACCTTTCTAAGGAATTTCCTGAACTTGGTGAAACTGCCCTTTACTGTGTGACGGAAATTCATTCAAAAGAGGAAATTGAGCGTTTGGCAGAAGCTTTAGAGAAGATTTTGGCAGGATAG